A single window of Bacteroidota bacterium DNA harbors:
- a CDS encoding WG repeat-containing protein, producing the protein MRANRIIAVFILAVSIGVGSIWDNRLEKGFAALSIYDYFKAKQLFEKSLKDHTCGATYGLSTIYSRNDNPLFNIDTAYLYVLRSELAFKSSPEKEKKLLVKLKVTEHTILELKEVIHRKAFEIYKQKNSVEWYNKYIKFFSDASEVKEAVQLRDELAYTIAGAAGTYLSYKEFIDNYPQAPQVKEAKEHYEERLYSEFTKDNTLGSYENFLRLYPKSPFVKEAENAIFALSTGKGTIGQYHDFIKKYPENHNVETAWHNIYALYVSDYRPERIAKFRIEFPDYPYQETVNLDLELSAMHFYKAKENNRFGFIDSAGELRVACIYDWVEDFAEGLAAVGLNNRAGFINKSGRTVVPIVYEEVDPFNNGFATVKQNGKNGFVNKLGKLILPLEYEEVFNFSEGYAAIIKNGKYGYVDQAGSVVIAPQFNKAGDYNEGFAYVELGGQWGYIDKRGELVIPCKYDWADNFENGFARVRYLQKYGLINSKGELLTAFEFDRMNKFSEGLSLVVKDGKYGFINPEGKPVIPVEYDYSNDVSLNEGFKDGLFKAEKNGKQGLIDNRGKLVIPRDFEAINIFSEEMAAIQRKGKWGYIDRRLKLQIPCQYESAGVFSEGLARVKKGGKYGFIDKNGKLIIPFEYDEAENFKGGFSFVIKEGKRGIIDNLNTVIIPIEMNDIKIIDEGILQLTKQDRLAYYKLSTGKYFWKENGF; encoded by the coding sequence ATGAGAGCAAATAGAATTATAGCAGTATTTATTTTAGCTGTTTCAATAGGGGTTGGTTCTATATGGGATAACCGGCTTGAAAAAGGATTTGCCGCACTTTCTATTTATGATTATTTCAAAGCCAAACAACTTTTCGAAAAGTCGCTTAAAGATCATACTTGCGGGGCGACTTACGGATTAAGCACAATATATTCCCGCAACGACAATCCCTTGTTTAATATTGATACCGCTTATTTATATGTGTTACGATCCGAACTTGCTTTTAAATCTTCCCCGGAAAAAGAAAAAAAACTGCTTGTGAAGCTAAAGGTGACAGAGCACACTATCCTTGAATTAAAAGAAGTTATTCATCGTAAGGCATTCGAAATTTATAAACAGAAAAATTCAGTTGAATGGTACAACAAATACATTAAATTTTTTAGCGACGCGAGCGAGGTGAAAGAAGCCGTGCAATTGCGGGATGAGCTGGCATACACTATTGCCGGTGCGGCGGGTACTTACCTGTCGTATAAGGAATTCATAGATAATTACCCACAAGCCCCGCAGGTCAAAGAAGCCAAGGAACATTATGAAGAGCGCTTGTACAGCGAGTTTACAAAAGATAATACGCTCGGCAGCTATGAAAATTTTTTAAGATTGTATCCTAAGAGTCCATTTGTAAAAGAGGCGGAGAATGCCATTTTTGCCTTAAGTACCGGCAAAGGGACGATTGGGCAATACCACGATTTTATAAAAAAATATCCTGAGAATCACAATGTGGAAACAGCCTGGCACAATATTTATGCCTTGTATGTCAGCGATTATCGGCCTGAGCGCATCGCGAAATTCAGGATAGAATTCCCGGATTATCCTTACCAGGAAACGGTGAACCTTGACCTTGAACTTTCCGCTATGCACTTTTATAAAGCAAAGGAAAATAACAGGTTTGGTTTTATTGATTCAGCAGGGGAATTGCGCGTAGCCTGCATTTATGACTGGGTAGAGGATTTTGCGGAAGGCCTCGCAGCGGTTGGTTTGAATAACAGGGCAGGATTCATTAATAAATCAGGACGAACCGTGGTGCCCATTGTTTATGAAGAGGTCGATCCTTTCAATAATGGATTTGCAACTGTTAAGCAGAACGGCAAAAATGGCTTCGTGAATAAGCTTGGTAAATTAATTTTGCCATTGGAATATGAGGAGGTTTTTAATTTTTCGGAAGGCTATGCGGCAATTATTAAAAATGGCAAATATGGTTATGTTGATCAGGCGGGGAGTGTTGTAATTGCCCCTCAATTCAACAAGGCGGGAGATTATAACGAAGGGTTTGCTTATGTTGAATTGGGCGGGCAATGGGGCTATATTGACAAAAGGGGTGAGCTTGTTATTCCATGTAAATACGATTGGGCAGATAATTTTGAAAATGGGTTTGCACGTGTTAGATACCTGCAAAAGTATGGCTTGATAAATTCAAAAGGCGAATTACTTACAGCGTTTGAATTTGACAGAATGAATAAATTTTCGGAAGGATTGAGCCTTGTGGTTAAAGATGGCAAATATGGGTTTATTAATCCTGAGGGGAAACCTGTTATACCTGTTGAATATGATTATTCCAATGATGTAAGTCTTAACGAAGGATTTAAGGATGGATTGTTTAAAGCGGAAAAGAACGGAAAGCAGGGTTTGATCGATAATAGAGGCAAGCTTGTTATACCACGTGATTTTGAGGCGATCAATATCTTTTCGGAAGAGATGGCTGCCATTCAGAGAAAGGGCAAGTGGGGATATATTGACCGGAGGTTGAAACTTCAGATACCTTGTCAATATGAGTCGGCAGGCGTATTTAGTGAAGGTTTGGCAAGAGTAAAAAAAGGAGGTAAATATGGTTTTATTGATAAAAACGGGAAGCTTATTATTCCATTTGAGTATGATGAAGCTGAAAATTTTAAAGGTGGTTTTTCCTTTGTAATAAAGGAAGGTAAGCGTGGTATTATAGATAATTTAAATACTGTTATTATTCCAATTGAAATGAATGATATAAAAATAATTGATGAGGGCATACTCCAGTTAACAAAGCAGGATCGGCTGGCATACTATAAATTGAGCACCGGAAAATATTTCTGGAAAGAGAATGGTTTTTAA
- a CDS encoding universal stress protein, protein MENYKFLLATDYSEAVMNAERYAVQIAKETNSTLILLHVYSIPVTFPSEAIEYVKSNEKIRQFEKKRIEQHRDELFRSLNISPEKLPCECIVREGSAGNQIYKEAEESHADFIIVGTHGVSGFRETFLGSHSWDVIRKARVPVFAIPKDALFTGIKNIVFGTTYRKGEFSILDFLIHFAKQFDAKLTLLHVTNYVLSKDFEREMFEKFRSDVKGKFSYSRLEVKLLVNDAVAERLNLYCSDNKTDLLIMTVPKASLFEKIFLPNLSTTRKMSFHTQVPLLAIPDSYHVEHAEKIIHSSDMGC, encoded by the coding sequence ATGGAAAATTATAAATTTTTGCTCGCAACAGATTATTCGGAAGCAGTTATGAATGCTGAACGTTATGCCGTTCAAATTGCAAAAGAAACAAACTCAACACTTATACTTCTTCATGTGTATTCAATTCCGGTTACATTTCCTTCAGAAGCAATAGAATATGTAAAAAGCAATGAGAAAATACGCCAATTTGAGAAAAAGCGTATTGAACAGCACCGTGATGAATTATTTCGTTCCTTGAATATAAGTCCTGAAAAATTACCCTGTGAATGTATCGTTCGGGAAGGAAGTGCCGGAAATCAAATTTACAAAGAAGCGGAAGAATCTCACGCGGATTTTATCATAGTGGGAACACATGGGGTAAGCGGATTTCGTGAAACATTTCTAGGAAGTCATTCGTGGGATGTCATCAGAAAAGCAAGGGTACCGGTGTTTGCCATTCCGAAAGACGCATTGTTCACCGGAATAAAAAATATTGTCTTTGGAACCACCTACCGAAAAGGTGAATTTTCGATTTTAGATTTTCTTATTCATTTTGCAAAGCAATTTGATGCAAAATTAACGCTTTTGCATGTAACAAATTATGTCCTCTCAAAAGATTTTGAAAGGGAAATGTTCGAAAAATTCAGAAGCGATGTAAAAGGAAAATTTTCTTACTCCAGATTAGAGGTTAAATTGCTGGTAAATGATGCGGTTGCAGAAAGACTGAACTTATACTGCTCCGATAACAAAACAGATCTGCTTATAATGACTGTCCCAAAAGCATCTTTATTTGAAAAAATATTTTTGCCCAATTTAAGCACGACAAGAAAAATGAGTTTTCACACACAAGTCCCGCTTCTTGCCATACCTGATTCCTACCATGTTGAGCATGCTGAAAAAATTATCCATTCCAGTGATATGGGTTGTTAG
- a CDS encoding twin-arginine translocase TatA/TatE family subunit, with translation MILLFLNIGGSEVFLIVLVILMFFGSKSIPTLARGLGKGLREFKDATQGIQREIENSATSIKKEIDVTEEVKKHLGE, from the coding sequence ATGATTTTGCTTTTTCTGAACATCGGTGGTAGCGAGGTATTTCTAATAGTACTCGTAATACTCATGTTCTTTGGTTCCAAGAGTATCCCCACATTGGCCAGAGGCTTAGGAAAAGGCTTGCGCGAATTCAAAGATGCCACCCAAGGCATACAGCGGGAAATTGAGAATAGTGCTACTTCCATTAAAAAAGAGATAGATGTGACGGAGGAAGTGAAGAAACACCTTGGAGAGTAA